A single window of Pristis pectinata isolate sPriPec2 chromosome 8, sPriPec2.1.pri, whole genome shotgun sequence DNA harbors:
- the asb12a gene encoding ankyrin repeat and SOCS box protein 12a produces the protein MSLVDITKIFSMLQPKDEEGDNGEISQLNQAVSNDDDKLLAELLSQERYVRFINSRSGWGVPGTPLRLAAMRGHLKCLEILLDHGAEVDSLDVKAQTPLFTAVSGRHLDCVQALLRAGANPNGSIYNNSSPILVAAREGEVEILKELLEHGAEVNVRSKAPDWASNPCACSGPLYLSLVYGHFDCFRLLLLYGANPDFNCTEERLLTRIKPRKTALEMCFRYGCGTEYVQLLIDFGANVYLPDLTTNKNINQNEVFKLLNRARAQPRCLMSLARITIRKYLKQQNGLHCIDQLDIPPVLKNYVKHQI, from the exons ATGAGCCTGGTGGACATCACCAAGATATTTTCTATGCTGCAGCCGAAAGATGAAGAAGGTGACAATGGGGAAATAAGTCAGCTGAATCAAGCAGTCTCTAACGATGATGACAAACTGTTAGCTGAACTTTTATCCCAAGAGAGGTATGTGAGATTTATTAATAGCCGGAGTGGCTGGGGTGTTCCAGGAACCCCTCTTCGTTTAGCAGCCATGAGAGGTCACCTAAAATGTCTAGAGATTCTCCTAGatcatggtgctgaggtggataGTTTGGATGTGAAGGCACAAACTCCTTTGTTCACTGCTGTTAGTGGCAGGCATTTGGATTGTGTCCAGGCCTTGCTTAGGGCTGGAGCTAATCCCAACGGTAGTATATATAACAACAGCTCACCTATTCTGGTTGCTGCCAGAGAAGGGGAAGTGGAGATTTTGAAGGAACTGTTGGAACATGGAGCAGAAGTCAATGTCCGTTCCAAAGCACCGGACTGGGCCTCCAATCCCTGTGCATGTAGTGgtcctctctacctctctctggtGTATGGACACTTCGACTGCTTTCGCCTTCTTCTTTTGTATGGAGCCAATCCAGATTTTAACTGCACCGAGGAGAGACTGCTGACACGAATTAAGCCGCGAAAGACTGCGCTGGAGATGTGTTTCAGATATGGCTGTGGGACCGAATATGTCCAACTGCTTATAGACTTTGGAGCAAATGTTTATTTACCAGATCTCActacaaataaaaacataaaccAAAATGAAGTATTTAAACTCTTAAACAGAGCCAGAG CTCAACCAAGATGTTTGATGTCACTAGCTAGGATAACCATCCGCAAGtatctgaaacaacagaatggACTACATTGCATTGACCAGCTGGATATACCACCAGTCCTAAAAAACTATGTAAAACATCAAATCTGA